One part of the Lotus japonicus ecotype B-129 chromosome 2, LjGifu_v1.2 genome encodes these proteins:
- the LOC130738444 gene encoding putative box C/D snoRNA protein SPCC613.07: MSASPSRMEGGGGQVSIKPALCEECKSNASKYKCPGCSVRSCSLPCVKAHKVRTGCTGKRNRTQFVPLSQFDDSVLLSDYNLLEEVKRVAESAQRMRTKLRLYPYFKLPYPLKSLGSAAASRRTKLLFLPSRMSKREMNQTRYDQRKKAISWTIEWRFHSTDIVLHDHGVDENSSLCSILEKHLKPGPWNHQLREFCVDQIDCLKLFICKYPKGPRSPFKELDMKAPIRQQLANIVILEFPVVFVFFPSHNINFEVVKDVNSSIHKSQQQDDESNQSQEGVRFREEAIEGENSSANPKVSDLMKHVESSTSQHLLTQNMSNEKTHDSFVVEGDTGSGNLSHCSQETKELTSFEDLRFVFDPDLMDDYADLDFLDIDNEMQNELDLFGPSAEFPVPEELEEGEIPE; the protein is encoded by the exons ATGTCCGCTTCTCCGTCACGGatggaaggaggaggagggcAGGTCTCAATAAAGCCAGCACTATGCGAAGAATGCAAATCTAACGCATCAAAATATAAGTGCCCTGGTTGCTCCGTACGCTCATGCAGTCTTCCTTGTGTAAAAGCTCACAAAGTGCGTACAGGATGCACTGGCAAGAGGAACCGGACTCAATTTGTTCCTCTTTCTCAGTTTGATGATAGTGTGCTATTATCTG ACTATAATTTGTTGGAGGAGGTGAAGAGGGTGGCTGAATCTGCTCAGAGAATGAGAACTAAATTGCGCTTGTATCCCTACTTTAAGCTACCTTATCCCCTCAAAAGCCTAGGAAGTGCTGCTGCAAGCCGGAGAACCAAACTATTGTTTCTGCCTAGCCGGATGTCAAAAAGAGAGATGAATCAGACTCGATATGACCAAAG GAAGAAGGCTATATCTTGGACAATAGAATGGCGTTTTCACTCGACAGATATTGTTTTACATGACCACGG GGTCGATGAAAATTCAAGCCTCTGCTCTATTCTTGAGAagcatctcaaacctggtcctTGGAATCATCAGCTAAGGGAATTTTGTGTGGACCAGATAGATTGTCTCAAGCTTTTCATTTGTAAATACCCAAAG GGTCCCAGGTCACCATTCAAAGAGTTGGATATGAAAGCACCAATCAGACAGCAGTTAGCAAATATAGTGATTTTGGAGTTTCctgttgtttttgttttttttccctCTCACAATATCAATTTTGAAGTTGTTAAGGATGTCAATTCCAGTATACATAAATCACAGCAGCAAGATGATGAAAGCAACCAAAGTCAGGAAGGTGTACGTTTTAGGGAGGAAGCAATAGAAGGCGAAAACAGTTCTGCAAATCCTAAGGTTTCTGATCTCATGAAGCACGTGGAATCAAGTACATCACAACACTTGCTTACCCAAAATATGAGTAATGAGAAAACACATGATTCATTTGTGGTCGAAGGAGACACTGGGAGTGGTAATCTTTCACATTGTTCACAGGAAACCAAGGAACTAACATCATTTGAAGATTTGAGatttgtctttgatccagatcTTATGGATGATTATGCTGATCTTGACTTCCTTGATATTGATAATGAAATGCAAAACGAATTAGATTTATTTGGTCCCAGTGCAGAGTTCCCTGTGCCAGAGGAATTGGAGGAAGGGGAAATTCCAGAATGA
- the LOC130738445 gene encoding probable aminotransferase ACS12 has translation MTQTRKPSDPKHRTREPKTPSSSSSSSFSTSGMKLIVPLQGVVQGRGGLFLGTLIPCALFYFLQLYLKRRRSGFNNPPSPSSTSSPTLPRTSSRSNLSTRGSISRVRVSKLATLVAKPDDSLYYLGLEKVSQDPYDASENPNGIIQLGLSDNKLCLDLIGKWVSRNLEGSLMGSSDDVTLSINGIAPYQPHDGLGELKMALSDFMQQVMGESVKFDPSNMILTSGATPAIEILSFCLADHGNAFLVPTPYYPGFVRDVRWRPGVDLIPVHCRSTDNFNLNITALEQAYSQARKRGVKVRGILISNPSNPVGNILTPDVLFSLLDFAEEKNIHIIADEVFAGSTYGSDKFVSIAEILDSEYVDKSRVHIVYGLSKDLSLAGFRVGVIYSFNHTVLAAAKKLSRFSSISAPTQRLVASMLSDKRFIQEYLETNRYRIQQVHDKFVDCLSKLGIKCAKSSAGMFCWADMSGLIRPYSEKGELELWEKFMSVSKINITPGSACHCIEPGWFRICFTSISFEDIPLVIERIRRVVESCKSSS, from the exons ATGACCCAAACCCGAAAACCCTCCGACCCAAAACACCGTACCCGAGAACCCAAaaccccttcttcttcttcttcttcttcgttctCCACGAGCGGCATGAAACTCATCGTGCCCCTTCAAGGCGTGGTTCAAGGTCGTGGAGGCCTTTTTCTCGGTACTCTCATCCCTTGTGCACTCTTCTACTTCCTCCAGCTCTACCTCAAACGACGCCGTTCCGGCTTCAACAACCCTCCTTCTCCGTCTTCCACCTCTTCCCCTACCCTCCCTCGCACTTCCTCCCGCTCCAACTTGTCGACCCGTGGGTCAATTTCCCGGGTCCGGGTCTCCAAGCTCGCCACCCTCGTCGCCAAGCCTGATGACTCGCTGTATTATCTTGGCTTAGAAAAGGTCTCTCAGGATCCCTATGATGCGTCGGAGAATCCCAATGGGATTATTCAGCTTGGCTTGTCTGACAACAAG CTGTGTTTGGATTTGATTGGGAAATGGGTGTCCCGGAATTTGGAGGGGTCGTTGATGGGTAGTAGTGATGATGTTACTTTGAGCATTAATGGGATTGCACCTTATCAGCCACATGATGGATTGGGGGAATTGAAAATG GCCTTGTCGGATTTCATGCAGCAGGTGATGGGAGAATCAGTGAAATTCGACCCATCAAATATGATACTAACATCTGGAGCAACTCCTGCAATTGAAATTCTTTCCTTCTGCTTAGCAGACCATGGAAATGCATTCCTTGTCCCTACACCTTACTATCCAGG CTTTGTCAGAGACGTGAGATGGCGCCCAGGCGTTGACTTAATACCTGTTCACTGTCGTAGTACTGACAACTTCAATCTAAATATCACTGCTCTTGAACAAGCATATAGTCAAGCAAGAAAACGAGGAGTCAAAGTTCGTGGGATCCTCATCTCCAACCCTTCGAATCCTGTTGGAAATATTCTGACACCAGACGTACTTTTCAGTCTTCTAGACTTCGCTGAAGAGAAAAACATTCATATCATTGCCGATGAAGTATTTGCAGGCTCGACATATGGAAGTGACAAGTTTGTGAGCATAGCTGAAATTCTCGATTCCGAATATGTAGACAAGAGCCGGGTTCATATAGTATATGGCCTGTCGAAAGACCTCTCACTTGCTGGCTTTAGAGTTGGGGTTATATATTCATTCAACCACACTGTTTTAGCTGCTGCCAAGAAGTTAAGTAGATTTTCCTCTATATCTGCGCCAACCCAAAGGTTAGTTGCTTCAATGCTTTCAGATAAAAGATTTATTCAGGAGTACCTTGAAACCAACCGGTACAGAATACAACAGGTACATGATAAATTTGTGGATTGTTTAAGTAAACTAGGAATCAAGTGTGCCAAGAGCAGTGCTGGCATGTTTTGTTGGGCTGATATGAGCGGATTAATCCGACCGTATAGTGAGAAAGGAGAACTTGAGTTATGGGAGAAGTTTATGAGTGTTAGTAAGATCAATATAACTCCTGGATCAGCCTGCCATTGCATAGAACCAGGATGGTTTCGTATTTGTTTTACAAGTATATCTTTTGAGGACATTCCTCTAGTCATTGAACGGATTAGAAGAGTTGTTGAAAGTTGTAAATCTTCCAGTTga
- the LOC130738446 gene encoding kunitz-type trypsin inhibitor-like 2 protein: MKTTILFILTSLVYAFIITDLPSALISQHAKQVKDTNGNPILPGSRYLILPAFRSADGGGISLGRTTANSECPVTIQQDYFEVVTGLPVKFSIAGVDISTGAILTGTPLDIEFAEKPECATSSKWHFEGDDFPREWVDIGGVHHENRSVLNGSFKIEKYCFAYKLVFCPIFTSPLGLCFDIGRQDDDNNGRRLILTEEGDPAFRVVFVHADVDDAANRISSIL; the protein is encoded by the coding sequence ATCATCACTGACCTTCCATCAGCCTTAATCTCACAACATGCTAAACAAGTGAAGGACACAAATGGAAACCCCATTCTCCCTGGTAGCAGATACCTCATCTTGCCAGCTTTTCGTAGCGCAGATGGTGGAGGAATCAGTCTAGGCAGAACTACCGCAAACTCAGAGTGCCCCGTTACTATACAACAAGACTATTTTGAGGTTGTGACAGGTCTTCCAGTGAAATTTAGCATTGCGGGAGTGGATATAAGCACCGGTGCCATCCTTACCGGCACTCCACTTGATATTGAATTTGCGGAGAAGCCAGAGTGTGCCACATCCTCCAAGTGGCATTTTGAAGGTGATGATTTCCCTAGAGAATGGGTTGATATTGGTGGTGTTCATCATGAGAACCGTAGTGTCTTGAATGGTTCGTTTAAAATTGAGAAATATTGTTTTGCATACAAGCTTGTGTTCTGCCCCATTTTTACTTCCCCACTTGGTCTTTGTTTTGATATTGGAAGGCAAGATGATGATAACAATGGAAGGCGTCTCATCCTTACCGAAGAAGGTGATCCTGCATTTCGAGTTGTCTTCGTTCATGCTGATGTTGATGATGCTGCCAATAGAATTAGCTCCATACTTTAA